One segment of Pristiophorus japonicus isolate sPriJap1 unplaced genomic scaffold, sPriJap1.hap1 HAP1_SCAFFOLD_348, whole genome shotgun sequence DNA contains the following:
- the LOC139250089 gene encoding histone H2A-like has product MSGRGKSSSGGGGGGGSGGGGGKARAKAKTRSSRAGLQFPVGRVHRLLRKGNYADRVGAGAPVYLAAVLEYLTAEILELAGNAARDNKKSRIIPRHLQLAVRNDEELNKLLGGVTIAQGGVLPNIQAVLLPKKSGSGPAGGATGGGGGGKSGGKKSSQQSQEF; this is encoded by the coding sequence ATGTCGGGACGAGGGAAGAGCAGCAGCGGCGGCGGCGGCGGAGGAGgaagcggcggcggcggcggcaagGCGCGGGCCAAGGCCAAGACGCGATCGTCGCGCGCCGGCCTGCAGTTCCCGGTCGGCCGCGTGCACCGGCTGCTGCGCAAGGGCAACTACGCCGACCGGGTGGGCGCCGGCGCTCCCGTCTACCTGGCGGCCGTGCTCGAGTACCTGACGGCCGAGATCCTGGAGCTGGcgggcaacgcggcccgcgacaacaagaagtcgCGCATCATCCCGCGCCACCTGCAGCTGGccgtccgcaacgacgaggagctcaacaagctgctgggcggCGTCACCATCGCGCAGGGCGGCGTGCTGCCCAACATCCAGgccgtgctgctgcccaagaagtcGGGCTCGGGCCCGGCCGGCGGCGCTACCGGCGGCGGCGGTGGCGGCAAGTCCGGCGGCAAGAAGAGCTCGCAGCAGTCGCAGGAGTTCTAg